In Bacteroidales bacterium, the DNA window GCATACGGAACGGTGAAATTAGCTCAGTTGGTTAGAGCATCAGATTGTGGATCTGAAGGTCGTGGGTTCAAGTCCCACATTTCACCCTAAGGCAGGTTTAACCTGCTTTTTTCTTTTAAATACATGTGGCCTTATTATCATGAAATTCAGTATTCGATTTAGTGATAAGCTCATTGAGCTTGACGAACCGCTTGTTATGGGTATTGTAAACATCACCCCGGATTCCTTCTATGAAGGAAGTCGTTTTGAAAAAACTTCCGATATCATACAACGCATCGAAGAAATGATTCAAGAAGGTGCTCACATCATCGACGTAGGTGCTGCTAGCTCACGACCAGGATCCCCAATCATAGATCATGATGAAGAAATCCGACGACTTGCTGATGTTGTGCCACAACTCAAAAAAAAATTTCCTGATACCATTTTTTCGATTGATACTTATCATGCTAATACTGCATCCTATGCTTTAGATCATGGTTTTGATATGGTCAATGATATCTCCGGAGGGAACATTGACCCAAATATGATCAATTTGATCATTTCAAAAAAAGTACCTTACATTCTTATGCATATGCAGGGAACACCTGCAACTATGCAGCAATTTACCCATTACGATAACATCCTCGAAAGCATGGCAAAATATTTTTCAGAGAAAATAAATCATTTTCATAGTCATGGTTTTTTCGATATTATCATTGATCCTGGATTTGGCTTTTCAAAAACGCTAGAACAAAATTATTTTTTACTTAAACATTTGGATTTCTTTCACATTTTTAAAAAACCTATTGCTATTGGAGTAAGTCGAAAAAGCATGATATATCGCATACTTCAGACCGATCCTTCCGGAGCATTAGAAGGTACTCTTATCGTTCAAACTTTGGCATTACTTAAGGGGATTCATATTCTACGTGTACATGACATAAAACCAACGGTTGATCTCATTAAAATTTTTAAAAATTATCAATATGCCTGATCATCTGAGATATACCCCCTTGCCATCCTCATTTTACAAGAAAAATAGAAAAAAACTGATTGAAAAATTACTTCCAGACAGCGTTGCCCTTATCGTAGCCAATGAACTTATAATCTCGAAAGGAGACCAATTCTACCCATTTGTTCAAGATTCGAATTTTTTCTATCTCACTGGCTTAGAGATAGAAAAAGCTATCTTAGCACTTTGTCCTCATCATCCTTCTTCAGAATATCGCGAGGTATTGTTTATTCCAAGCTCAAATGAAAAATCCGCCAGATGGAAAGGAAAACCAATTACAAACGAAGAAATATACAACTTCTCAGCTATTGAGAAGATTATCCCTCTTGAACATTTTAAAACTTACTTCAAAGAAATGATAAACCACACACGCCATATCTACATGGATCTCAATTCTTTCATAGAAGAAGATCAATCATACTCCCCAACTTTGCGACTGTTAAAATACGTTCAGTCCAACTGTCCTTTTCATAAACTTGAATCCCTCAAACCTTACTTAACAGAGATGAGACTTATAAAAAGTGAAGAAGAAATTGAACAAATCAAAAGAGCAATTGAAATCACCGAAGAAGCTTTTTTGGATCTTGTACCATTCATCAAACCTGGTCTTTATGAATACGAAATCGAAGCTCAAGTTTTAGCTTCTTTCCTCCGATTAGGTGCTGATGGCTATGCCTTTCACCCCATTGTTGCATCTGGGAATAATGCTAACATTCTACATTATTGTTACAATCGATCAAAACTAAAAGAAAATGAGCTACTTCTGATCGACATAGGTGCATCTTACGGCAATTATTGTGCTGACATAACTCGCACTTTACCCATCAGTGGACATTTCACTGAAAGGCAATTGGAGTGTTATGAAGTTGTTTTAAAAACACTTGAATTTGCCTCTTCTTTATTTAAACCTGGTAACACCATCGAACAAGTTAATAAAGAAGTTTTGAGATTCCTGGAAAAACCATTGCTAGACTTGAAGTTAATAAGTACTGATAATCTTAAAAACGACAGAGAAAAAGTTGTTCAAGAGTTTTTCATGCATGGAGTTTCGCATTTTGTAGGACTTGAAGTTCACGACGTAGGAAATAAACATATACCTTTTCAACCTGGCATGATTCTAACGTGTGAACCTGGTCTTTACATCGATAGCGAAAACATGGGTATCCGCCTCGAAAATATGTTTCTCATTACTTATCATTCTCCAATTGTTCTGACTTCAAGATTGCCCCTAAATCCAAACGAGATTGAAAAACTCATGTCTTAATCTATTTTTAACAAAAAAACATAGATTTGTAAAAAAATTTCATGTTTCGTTTCCTATTCCTTACATCTTTTTTTACTTTTTGGATTCTAACATCAGCACAGATTCAAGATTTTGTTTGTCCATGGAACGAAGTAAACTGTCCTGGTAAATGTGGTCGTTTTTTTGATATGAATGGAGATGGATACTGTGATTACGGCCGTGTAGAAATGCCTCAAGACACCACCTCCCAATCTGTTCAAAAATCATCACCCTCGACTACCATTCCTAACATGCGCCAACCCAAAAGTAACGCAAATCATTCTAAATCAACTTTTGATAAAACAATATTTTCGTTTAAATTCAACAAAATTTTTCTTCAACCATCATGTATAGCAATTATGCCTACTCAAAAACGTCATTATAATTTTTTTCTCATTGCTGGAATCATTACGGGCATGTATCTTTTTTCATCATGGTTGACCGCCAAAGGTAAAATCAAGAAACAGCAACATTTTAAATTTTGGAATTTGATGCTGCTTCTAACCTTTCTTGTTTCTGGCATCTTAGGTTTTCTACTCGTATTCCAAATTAATTACAATTGGCAAATTGGTTGGATTAAAGATTTTTTATACTATCATGTTCAATTTGGAATTGCTATGGGATGGATATCTATTTTCCATATTTGGTGGCATAGAAAATATTTTATAGGTTATTTTAAAAAATCTTCAGGTTAACATGTTCAGATGGATTGGATTTGCTAATGTTTTATTTTTTTTATTAATGATCTCAAATTTGTTCTCACAAAATTTGGTACCCAATCCCGGCTTCGAAGATAAAAAAGGAAACCGATATGTATTTAAACCCTGGCAAAAAGTTAATACTATTGATTTTTATGTAAATGCTCCTGGCGTCAAAATAAAAGATGTTAACCCATATAAAAATTATAAAACTTATATCCTACGAGATGCTCGAACCGGTTATGCTTACGCTGGATTGAGAGTTTGGCCTAAATATCATGAATTCCTCATCGTACCCCTCAAAGAACCTTTAAAACCCAATAAAGCTTATAGCTTTGAAATGTATGTTACCCCATCACGATATGCCAATTGCTACTTAAAAACCATTGGAGCAAGTTTTTATCCTACAAAAGTAAACTATTTAAGTTGGAAAGCCGCAGAAGATTACCCACCTCAAATTCATATCTATATGCCTCACGGTATTCGACAAACCGATACCAGTGAATGGATCAGAATCAATGGAGTTTTCATAGCTGAAGGTGGAGAAAGGTATATGACCATTGGTTGTTTTACTAAACAAAATCGAAAAAAACTGGTCAGAAAATATTTTAGCCTCAAACGAAGAGATGCCTATTACTACATTGATGACATTGCTCTTTATGAATTGGATGAAAGAGGGTTGCCAATTTTAGAAAAACAAGAGCAAACAAAAATGAACGATGATTCCCTTTTGTCCTTGGAGGAGAAGACCATCTCATTAGAAGACACACTATCTTCTTTCTCACTTTTATTTGCAAACAAAAATGAACTACCTCATGAACTTAAAGAAATCTATTTTGAAGAAAATGCTTATAAACTTTTACCAGACAATTATGCAAAGCTAAGCATCGTAGTGGAATTTCTACTTGAAAACCCCAATTACATCATCGAAATTCGGGGATTTGCTGCACCTGGTGAAGCAAATGGAAAAGAAAATCAGCTTTCAGAAAAAAGAGTTAAAAGTGTTTCTCATTTTTT includes these proteins:
- a CDS encoding OmpA family protein, with amino-acid sequence MFRWIGFANVLFFLLMISNLFSQNLVPNPGFEDKKGNRYVFKPWQKVNTIDFYVNAPGVKIKDVNPYKNYKTYILRDARTGYAYAGLRVWPKYHEFLIVPLKEPLKPNKAYSFEMYVTPSRYANCYLKTIGASFYPTKVNYLSWKAAEDYPPQIHIYMPHGIRQTDTSEWIRINGVFIAEGGERYMTIGCFTKQNRKKLVRKYFSLKRRDAYYYIDDIALYELDERGLPILEKQEQTKMNDDSLLSLEEKTISLEDTLSSFSLLFANKNELPHELKEIYFEENAYKLLPDNYAKLSIVVEFLLENPNYIIEIRGFAAPGEANGKENQLSEKRVKSVSHFLNGNRIALSRIIEKPMGVQCPFSKINQPERKFCRKVLINLYPKNSQKLPP
- the folP gene encoding dihydropteroate synthase: MKFSIRFSDKLIELDEPLVMGIVNITPDSFYEGSRFEKTSDIIQRIEEMIQEGAHIIDVGAASSRPGSPIIDHDEEIRRLADVVPQLKKKFPDTIFSIDTYHANTASYALDHGFDMVNDISGGNIDPNMINLIISKKVPYILMHMQGTPATMQQFTHYDNILESMAKYFSEKINHFHSHGFFDIIIDPGFGFSKTLEQNYFLLKHLDFFHIFKKPIAIGVSRKSMIYRILQTDPSGALEGTLIVQTLALLKGIHILRVHDIKPTVDLIKIFKNYQYA
- a CDS encoding aminopeptidase P N-terminal domain-containing protein, which gives rise to MPDHLRYTPLPSSFYKKNRKKLIEKLLPDSVALIVANELIISKGDQFYPFVQDSNFFYLTGLEIEKAILALCPHHPSSEYREVLFIPSSNEKSARWKGKPITNEEIYNFSAIEKIIPLEHFKTYFKEMINHTRHIYMDLNSFIEEDQSYSPTLRLLKYVQSNCPFHKLESLKPYLTEMRLIKSEEEIEQIKRAIEITEEAFLDLVPFIKPGLYEYEIEAQVLASFLRLGADGYAFHPIVASGNNANILHYCYNRSKLKENELLLIDIGASYGNYCADITRTLPISGHFTERQLECYEVVLKTLEFASSLFKPGNTIEQVNKEVLRFLEKPLLDLKLISTDNLKNDREKVVQEFFMHGVSHFVGLEVHDVGNKHIPFQPGMILTCEPGLYIDSENMGIRLENMFLITYHSPIVLTSRLPLNPNEIEKLMS